In Erigeron canadensis isolate Cc75 chromosome 6, C_canadensis_v1, whole genome shotgun sequence, the following are encoded in one genomic region:
- the LOC122603031 gene encoding calreticulin-3 gives MGKKQRGGGVPFLLLLVLLYNFNLCFSEIIFEEKFDDGWQSRWVRSDWKRSEGKAGTFKHTAGSWAADPDDKGIQTATDARHFAISAKIPEFSNKDRTLVLQYSIKFEQDIECGGGYIKLMSGYVNQKKFGGDTPYSLMFGPDLCAKETKKLHVIVSYQGQNYPIKKDLQCETDKLTHFYTFVLRPDATYSILIDGRERDSGSMYTDWDILPPRKIKDVTAKKPVDWEDREYIDDPDHVKPEGYDSLPRQIPDPRAKKPDTWDEDVKGVWTPPKIPNPAYKGPWKSKKIKNPNYKGKWRTPWIDNPEFEDDPDLYVLKPIKYVGIDVWQVKAGSVFDNILICDDLEYAKSVVQEVFTHREVEKEVLDEAMRKKKEQEEEEHRRAREEGERRKRERGDDRRRRDRYRKRYYDDYHDEL, from the exons ATGGGCAAAAAACAGAGAGGAGGTGGAGTTCCATTTCTACTGCTGCTGGTGTTACTCTATAACTTCAATCTTTGTTTCTCAGAGATCATCTTTGAAGAGAAGTTTGATG ATGGGTGGCAAAGCCGGTGGGTGAGGTCTGATTGGAAAAGAAGTGAAGGAAAGGCCGGTACGTTTAAGCACACAGCTGGTTCGTGGGCTGCTGATCCGGATGACAAAG GTATTCAGACAGCAACTGATGCCAGACATTTTGCCATTTCTGCAAAGATCCCAGAGTTCAGCAATAAAGATAGAACACTGGTATTACAGTACTCGATAAAATTCGAACAAGATATCGAGTGCGGTGGTGGTTATATCAAGCTGATGTCTGGATATGTAAACCAAAAGAAGTTTGGTGGTGACACTCCTTACAG TCTGATGTTTGGACCAGATTTATGTGCGAAAGAGACAAAGAAGCTTCACGTTATCGTGTCATATCAGGGGCAAAATTATCCTATCAAGAAGGATCTGCAGTGTGAAACTGACAAGTTAACCCATTTCTACACGTTTGTCCTTCGGCCCGATGCAACTTATAGCATTCTTATAGATGGCAGGGAAAGAGATTCTGGAAGCATGTATACAGATTGGGATATCCTTCCACCGCGTAAAATCAAAGATGTGACTGCCAAAAAG cCTGTAGATTGGGAGGACAGAGAATATATTGATGATCCAGATCATGTCAAGCCAGAG GGCTATGATTCACTTCCAAGACAAATTCCTGACCCGAGAGCTAAAAAG CCTGATACCTGGGACGAAGATGTGAAGGGCGTATGGACACCGCCAAAGATTCCAAATCCAGCATACAAAGGGCCGTGGAAATCAAAG AAAATTAAAAATCCAAACTACAAAGGGAAATGGAGGACcccttggattgataatccag aatttgaagatgatccTGATCTTTATGTGCTCAAGCCTATTAAATATGTGGGCATTGACGTTTGGCAG GTGAAagccggttcggtttttgacaACATTCTGATCTGTGATGATCTAGAGTATGCAAAAAGTGTGGTGCAAGAAGTTTTCACCCACAGAGAG GTGGAAAAAGAAGTTTTGGATGAAGCCatgagaaaaaagaaagaacagGAGGAAGAG GAACACCGAAGGGCAAGAGAAGAAGGCGAAAGGAGGAAAAGAGAACGAGGCGATGATAGAAGGCGCAGGGATAGATACCGAAAG CGTTATTATGATGATTATCAT GATGAGCTGTGA
- the LOC122603365 gene encoding protein HEADING DATE 3A-like: protein MPRERDPLVVGRVIGDVLDSCSKSINLTVSYNDREVNNGCELKPSQVVNQPRVEIGGDDLRAFHTLVMVDPDAPSPSDPNLREYLHWLVTDIPATTGARFGQEVVCYESPRPSMGIHRLVFVLFRQLGRQTVYAPGWRQNFNTKDFAELYNLGSPVAAVYFNCQRESGFGGRRR from the exons ATGCCAAGGGAACGAGACCCATTGGTCGTTGGACGTGTGATTGGGGACGTTCTTGATAGTTGTAGTAAGTCGATTAATCTTACCGTTTCATATAATGATAGGGAGGTTAACAACGGGTGTGAGCTAAAGCCCTCTCAGGTTGTAAACCAACCTAGAGTTGAAATCGGAGGTGATGATCTGCGCGCATTCCACACTCTA GTCATGGTGGATCCTGATGCTCCAAGTCCAAGTGACCCTAACCTTAGGGAATACTTGCATTG GTTGGTGACTGATATTCCAGCGACTACAGGAGCACGCTTCG GTCAAGAAGTGGTGTGCTACGAGAGTCCAAGGCCATCAATGGGAATTCATCGCTTGGTTTTCGTGTTGTTTCGACAGCTGGGTCGTCAAACCGTGTACGCCCCGGGATGGCGTCAGAACTTCAACACAAAAGACTTTGCAGAGCTCTACAACCTCGGATCTCCGGTCGCGGCCGTCTACTTCAATTGCCAACGTGAAAGTGGCTTTGGTGGAAGAAGGAGATAA